In one Kitasatospora cineracea genomic region, the following are encoded:
- a CDS encoding trypsin-like peptidase domain-containing protein yields MRNFDPLTALQALLERCRVRVDGRTDGSGFFVAPGFVLSCAHVAGGTAGAPARVGYEGGVYSATVLAAAPDAASAAGQPLYPFPDLALLELDAPPPGHPCVWLDPEAPPSGTRVTATGFTRDLGPRTAVLEAGGRTGPPGRAMLELVVGEVNPGLSGGPVLSHRSGGVAAVVKATRQEDSAMGGYGVPVSALRLLDPAAYRRVLAAHDRFHAADDRWRTLADALPSADAPWAEPHPAAGGERLTAAGERLAARVAERVADRAFLALLAELPPDSAADLRAAFLRAAPPGTFEPDLPLLDRRDVYLELAARITLDGDHLTPELAYCADLVRTLPAHGPLTRALRDRVLIRAGETGRGEAARRRIDSTPLTPLAPTTTATTTAPPRPSVIGRVRHSLRDRTRYHVMVWQFRSPEEIVPAGAESAELTLPQALRLLGELLPPQIETVEALEALDGTPGRTALVELILPHEALDEDYADWRLWPELEWWTLGRKHRLVVRPLERHQEPRLHHPWLKRWTQLADRPLDRALVCVCGRGRQQRPQALDAAFNTAPELAALALAGAPRGGTLAQAFRVAVASGIPVMLWERGTDPRPLAPDVCATGCTAPGRGDCPDGRFLRAARKALTGTHRDAVPDRICDLRNEAELYEDSPDTNSGTTLDTDTDTDTDSDSDSPDAPLGGRVVLLWDDPARQLPRTRLAPATVVPAAATVPAPTAAPAPTPVPTPTAAPTPAPAPATEGLPR; encoded by the coding sequence ATGCGGAACTTCGATCCGCTGACCGCCCTGCAGGCGCTGCTGGAACGCTGCCGGGTCCGGGTGGACGGCCGGACGGACGGCAGCGGGTTCTTCGTCGCGCCCGGCTTCGTGCTGTCCTGCGCGCACGTGGCCGGCGGTACGGCGGGCGCACCGGCCCGGGTCGGGTACGAGGGCGGGGTGTACTCGGCGACGGTGCTGGCCGCCGCGCCGGACGCGGCCTCCGCCGCAGGCCAACCCCTGTACCCGTTCCCGGACTTGGCGCTGCTGGAGCTGGACGCCCCGCCGCCCGGCCACCCGTGCGTCTGGCTCGATCCGGAGGCGCCGCCGTCCGGGACGAGGGTGACCGCGACCGGTTTCACCCGCGATCTCGGGCCCCGGACGGCCGTGTTGGAGGCGGGCGGCCGGACCGGTCCGCCGGGGCGGGCGATGCTGGAGCTGGTGGTGGGCGAGGTCAACCCGGGGTTGTCGGGCGGGCCGGTGCTCAGCCACCGTTCGGGCGGGGTGGCCGCGGTGGTGAAGGCGACCCGGCAGGAGGACAGTGCGATGGGCGGCTACGGGGTGCCGGTGTCGGCGCTGCGGCTGCTCGACCCGGCGGCGTACCGGCGGGTGCTGGCCGCGCACGACCGGTTCCACGCCGCGGACGACCGCTGGCGCACGCTCGCCGACGCCCTGCCGTCCGCCGACGCGCCGTGGGCGGAGCCGCACCCGGCCGCGGGCGGGGAACGGTTGACCGCGGCCGGGGAACGGCTGGCCGCCCGGGTCGCGGAGCGCGTCGCGGACCGGGCGTTCCTGGCGCTGCTGGCCGAGCTGCCCCCGGACTCCGCCGCGGACCTGCGCGCCGCGTTCCTGCGTGCCGCCCCGCCGGGCACCTTCGAACCGGACCTCCCGCTGCTCGACCGCCGCGACGTCTACCTGGAGCTGGCCGCCCGGATCACCCTCGACGGCGACCACCTGACGCCCGAACTCGCCTACTGCGCCGACCTGGTGCGCACCCTGCCCGCCCACGGACCGCTCACCCGCGCGCTGCGCGACCGGGTGCTGATCCGGGCCGGGGAGACCGGCCGCGGCGAGGCCGCCCGCCGACGGATCGACAGCACCCCCCTCACCCCCCTCGCCCCCACCACGACAGCCACGACGACCGCCCCGCCGCGCCCGTCCGTGATCGGCCGGGTCCGGCACTCCCTGCGCGACCGCACCCGCTACCACGTGATGGTGTGGCAGTTCCGCAGCCCGGAGGAGATCGTCCCGGCCGGCGCCGAGTCCGCCGAACTGACGCTCCCGCAGGCACTGCGCCTGCTGGGCGAGTTGCTGCCCCCGCAGATCGAGACGGTGGAGGCGCTGGAGGCCCTGGACGGGACGCCCGGCCGGACGGCGCTGGTGGAGCTGATCCTGCCGCACGAGGCCCTGGACGAGGACTACGCGGACTGGCGGCTCTGGCCGGAGCTGGAGTGGTGGACGCTGGGTCGGAAGCACCGGCTGGTGGTCCGGCCGCTCGAACGCCACCAGGAGCCGAGGCTGCACCACCCCTGGCTGAAGCGCTGGACGCAGCTGGCCGACCGTCCGCTCGACCGGGCGCTGGTCTGCGTGTGCGGGCGCGGCCGCCAGCAGCGCCCGCAGGCGCTGGACGCCGCGTTCAACACCGCCCCCGAACTGGCCGCGCTGGCCCTGGCCGGCGCCCCGCGCGGCGGCACGCTGGCGCAGGCGTTCCGGGTCGCGGTGGCCTCCGGCATCCCGGTGATGCTGTGGGAGCGCGGCACCGACCCGCGCCCGCTCGCCCCGGACGTCTGCGCCACCGGCTGCACCGCCCCGGGCCGGGGCGACTGCCCGGACGGCCGCTTCCTGCGCGCGGCCCGCAAGGCGCTCACCGGCACCCACCGGGACGCCGTCCCCGACCGGATCTGCGACCTGCGCAACGAGGCCGAACTGTACGAAGATTCTCCCGACACCAACAGCGGTACCACCCTCGACACCGACACCGACACCGACACCGACAGCGACAGCGACAGCCCGGACGCCCCGCTCGGCGGCCGGGTGGTGCTGCTCTGGGACGACCCGGCCCGCCAACTGCCCCGCACCCGCCTCGCCCCGGCCACCGTCGTACCCGCCGCAGCAACCGTCCCCGCCCCGACGGCCGCCCCCGCCCCGACGCCCGTCCCCACCCCGACAGCCGCCCCCACCCCCGCCCCGGCCCCCGCCACGGAAGGACTCCCGCGATGA
- a CDS encoding CU044_2847 family protein: MQQLIELAMPDGQAVWALVDGPSGPRDTGLGEQLATRLEGLQESLHAVATNVRSAVAAARPDEVAVEFGLELAAGRGGVVAALTGVGGKATFKVTLKWTSGGPSDDRPRAEEPAEPEESAEPEASGEPEEPAGPGASGEPGGGAEPGATPDAPAAGS; encoded by the coding sequence ATGCAGCAGCTGATCGAGCTGGCGATGCCGGACGGGCAGGCGGTCTGGGCGCTGGTGGACGGTCCTTCGGGTCCGCGGGACACCGGGCTGGGTGAGCAACTCGCCACCCGGCTGGAGGGGTTGCAGGAGTCGCTGCACGCCGTCGCCACCAACGTGCGCAGCGCGGTCGCGGCGGCCCGGCCCGACGAGGTGGCGGTCGAGTTCGGGCTGGAGCTGGCCGCCGGGCGCGGCGGCGTGGTGGCCGCGCTGACCGGTGTCGGTGGGAAGGCCACGTTCAAGGTCACCCTCAAGTGGACCTCTGGCGGCCCGTCCGACGACCGGCCCCGGGCCGAAGAGCCTGCGGAGCCCGAGGAGTCTGCCGAACCCGAGGCGTCCGGAGAGCCCGAAGAGCCTGCGGGGCCCGGGGCGTCCGGGGAGCCCGGCGGCGGTGCCGAGCCCGGTGCCACGCCCGACGCCCCCGCTGCCGGGTCCTGA
- a CDS encoding histidine phosphatase family protein — MGELIVVRHGQTEWSLSGRHAGRTDVPLTAAGEAAARALAPRLARRRLVSVFSSPLSRALRTAELAGLTGVRPDPDLVEWDYGGYEGLTAEQIQASEPGWDLWQDGVAPGGTDHPGEQLHQVAARTDAALDRIRPLLTGGDVAVVAHGHLARVLTARWLGLPPSAARLLGHPHPGTLSTLAVEHGQPVVSAWNVP; from the coding sequence ATGGGAGAGCTGATCGTGGTCCGGCACGGCCAGACCGAGTGGAGCCTGTCGGGCCGGCACGCGGGCCGCACCGACGTACCGCTGACCGCCGCGGGCGAGGCCGCCGCTAGGGCGCTGGCGCCGAGACTCGCCCGGCGTCGGCTGGTCTCGGTGTTCAGCAGCCCGCTGAGCCGTGCCCTGCGGACCGCCGAACTCGCGGGCCTCACCGGCGTCCGCCCCGATCCCGACCTGGTGGAGTGGGACTACGGCGGCTACGAGGGCCTGACCGCCGAACAGATCCAGGCGTCCGAACCGGGCTGGGACCTCTGGCAGGACGGTGTCGCGCCCGGCGGCACCGACCACCCCGGCGAACAGCTCCACCAGGTCGCCGCGCGCACGGACGCGGCACTGGACCGGATCCGCCCCCTGCTCACCGGCGGCGACGTCGCCGTGGTCGCCCACGGCCACCTGGCCCGCGTCCTCACCGCCCGCTGGCTCGGACTCCCCCCGTCCGCCGCCCGCCTCCTGGGCCACCCGCACCCCGGCACCCTCAGCACCCTCGCCGTCGAACACGGGCAACCGGTCGTCTCCGCCTGGAACGTCCCGTAG